In a single window of the Caulobacter soli genome:
- a CDS encoding tryptophan halogenase family protein — protein MQTDKAREGGAAALKVVIVGGGTAGWMCAAGLARLLDPKAYNVTLVESDEIGTVGVGEATLPHIKTYNDLLGIDEAQFLRETQGTIKLGIEFRDWNQAGDRYIHPFGTFGEPWNGVDFQHHWTRARLAGREVAPLQAYSYAVAACRANAFEFPNQGGKSIRSTYAYAYHFDASLYAGFLRRWATARGVTRIEGLVADIARDGDSGHVRSLILKSGATIRGDLFIDCTGFRSLLLGGQMDVAWQDWGHWLPCDRALAVPCATGGDGLTPYTRATADTGGWRWRIPLQHRTGNGYVFSSAFLDEDQAREALLAKLDGQALDEPRLLRFKAGRRAVGWRGNVVAMGLASGFLEPLESTSIYLIQTAVLDLVRLMPTPISTLGEGERMDPRLIAEFNRLFALQYDRIRDFLILHYRANSRFGQPLWDHVRTMAIPDSLAAKIALFEARGALPDYQYGLFSRDSWLSVLEGQGLTPRAHDRLAESLPLDGLEAKLRDLKTRIDGNVATMTAHADFLARYAPGETVAAAPLARVAS, from the coding sequence ATGCAGACAGACAAAGCCCGGGAAGGTGGGGCGGCGGCCCTGAAGGTCGTGATCGTCGGCGGCGGCACGGCGGGCTGGATGTGCGCGGCCGGCCTGGCGCGGCTGCTGGATCCCAAGGCCTATAACGTCACCCTGGTCGAGTCCGACGAGATCGGCACGGTGGGGGTCGGCGAAGCCACCCTGCCGCACATCAAGACCTATAACGACCTTCTGGGGATCGACGAGGCCCAGTTCCTGCGCGAGACGCAGGGGACCATCAAGCTGGGCATCGAGTTCCGCGACTGGAACCAGGCCGGCGACCGCTACATCCACCCGTTCGGCACGTTCGGCGAGCCGTGGAACGGCGTCGACTTCCAGCATCACTGGACGCGGGCCAGGCTGGCCGGGCGCGAGGTCGCGCCGCTGCAGGCCTATTCCTACGCCGTGGCCGCGTGCCGGGCCAACGCCTTCGAATTTCCCAACCAGGGCGGCAAGTCGATCCGCTCGACCTATGCCTACGCCTACCATTTTGACGCCAGCCTCTATGCCGGCTTCCTGCGCCGCTGGGCCACCGCGCGGGGCGTGACGCGGATCGAGGGCCTGGTCGCCGACATCGCTCGCGACGGCGACAGCGGCCATGTCCGGAGCCTGATCCTGAAGTCGGGCGCGACGATCCGGGGCGACCTCTTCATCGACTGCACCGGTTTCCGCTCGCTGCTGCTGGGCGGCCAGATGGACGTGGCGTGGCAGGACTGGGGCCACTGGCTGCCCTGCGACCGCGCCCTGGCCGTGCCCTGCGCGACCGGCGGCGACGGCCTGACGCCCTACACCCGCGCGACGGCCGACACCGGCGGCTGGCGCTGGCGCATTCCTCTGCAGCACCGCACCGGCAACGGCTACGTGTTCTCCAGCGCCTTCCTGGACGAGGACCAGGCGCGCGAGGCCCTGCTGGCCAAGCTGGACGGCCAGGCGCTGGACGAGCCTCGGCTGCTGCGGTTCAAGGCCGGTCGGCGGGCCGTGGGGTGGCGCGGCAATGTCGTGGCCATGGGCCTGGCCAGCGGCTTCCTGGAGCCGCTGGAATCGACCAGCATCTATCTGATCCAGACCGCCGTGCTCGACCTGGTCAGGCTGATGCCGACGCCGATCTCGACCTTGGGCGAAGGCGAGCGCATGGACCCTCGGCTGATCGCCGAGTTCAACCGGCTGTTCGCGCTGCAGTACGACCGGATCCGTGATTTCCTGATCCTGCACTATCGCGCCAACAGCCGGTTCGGCCAGCCGCTGTGGGACCATGTGCGCACCATGGCCATCCCCGACAGCCTGGCCGCCAAGATCGCGCTGTTCGAGGCCCGCGGCGCCCTGCCGGACTACCAGTACGGTCTGTTCTCGCGCGACAGCTGGCTGTCGGTGCTGGAGGGGCAGGGGCTGACGCCCCGCGCCCATGACCGCCTGGCCGAGAGCCTGCCGCTCGACGGTCTCGAGGCGAAGCTCCGCGATCTGAAGACCCGCATCGACGGCAATGTCGCCACCATGACCGCGCATGCCGACTTCCTGGCCCGCTACGCGCCGGGCGAGACGGTCGCGGCGGCGCCCTTGGCGCGCGTGGCGTCATGA